A genomic stretch from Spongiibacter nanhainus includes:
- a CDS encoding lipid-transfer protein, which yields MTTQVVIAGVGMSKFRKPSEAASYTKMVHAAINEALTDAGLDYGDIQQAFCSYIYGDSCSGQRALYDVGMTGIPVVNVNNNCSSGSTGLFLARQAVQSGEIDCALVVGFEQMSAGALASHFNDRDDPMEPLLSRLSALQPDAPLAPMAIRLFGGAGAEYLQQTGASPELFAQVAVKSRRHAEHNERAVFRTPLTVDEVMAAPQQFPPYLTRLMACPPTSGAAAAIVCSEDFARRKGLQSKVKIVAQSMATDTVESFESAQDLVGASMSRAAATSAYEKAGLGPESIQVVELHDCFTPNEVLSYEALGLCGRGEAEKFVRDGDNTYGGRFVVNPSGGLMSKGHPIGATGVAQCAELVWQLRGQAGVRQVEGARTALQHNIGLGGAVVVTIYSA from the coding sequence ATGACGACTCAGGTAGTGATTGCCGGTGTAGGCATGAGCAAGTTTCGCAAGCCCAGCGAGGCTGCCAGCTACACCAAGATGGTACACGCCGCCATCAATGAGGCGCTGACCGACGCCGGTCTGGACTACGGCGATATTCAGCAGGCCTTCTGCAGCTATATCTACGGCGATAGCTGCAGCGGCCAGCGAGCGCTCTACGATGTGGGTATGACCGGCATTCCCGTGGTCAACGTCAATAACAACTGTTCCAGTGGTTCAACGGGCCTGTTCCTGGCCCGCCAGGCGGTGCAATCCGGCGAGATAGACTGCGCATTGGTGGTGGGTTTTGAGCAGATGAGTGCCGGCGCCCTGGCGTCTCACTTTAACGATCGCGACGATCCCATGGAGCCGTTGCTATCCCGGCTTAGTGCCCTGCAACCGGACGCGCCACTGGCGCCAATGGCCATCCGCTTGTTTGGTGGTGCCGGCGCCGAGTACCTTCAGCAGACAGGGGCCTCGCCGGAATTGTTTGCCCAGGTGGCGGTGAAATCCCGCCGCCACGCCGAGCATAACGAGCGCGCCGTATTTAGAACGCCCTTAACGGTGGACGAGGTGATGGCAGCGCCGCAGCAATTCCCACCCTATCTGACCCGCCTAATGGCCTGCCCACCTACCTCCGGTGCTGCGGCTGCCATTGTCTGCAGTGAAGACTTTGCCCGCCGCAAAGGCTTACAGAGTAAGGTGAAAATCGTCGCCCAGAGTATGGCAACCGATACGGTAGAGAGCTTTGAGAGTGCTCAAGACCTGGTTGGCGCCTCAATGAGCCGGGCCGCCGCGACTTCAGCCTACGAAAAGGCCGGCCTCGGACCGGAATCTATCCAGGTCGTGGAACTGCACGACTGCTTTACGCCCAATGAGGTGCTGAGCTACGAAGCCTTGGGTTTATGTGGCCGCGGCGAGGCGGAGAAGTTTGTCCGCGACGGTGACAACACCTACGGCGGCCGCTTTGTGGTTAACCCCTCCGGCGGGTTAATGTCCAAGGGCCACCCCATCGGCGCCACCGGCGTGGCCCAGTGCGCCGAGTTGGTCTGGCAGCTGCGGGGGCAGGCGGGGGTGCGTCAGGTAGAGGGAGCGCGCACCGCACTTCAGCACAATATTGGTTTGGGCGGAGCTGTGGTGGTGACGATTTATTCGGCGTAG
- a CDS encoding acetoacetate--CoA ligase encodes MTVREGELLWSPPQEFVQNSNLTQLMNWLKEQDIVEVDDYSSLWQWSVDQPEAFWGSLWQYFDVQSDTPYKAVVDSLEMRPGVKWFEGSRVNFAEHILRHAQSNDGTAIYAMSEAATLRETSWPELARQVRVLATALRARGIKPGDSVCGVMPNLTETVVAMLAAISVGAVWSNAAPEFGAQAINDRLGQAKPKMLFLCDGYEFNGKQFDRAEEFSRLIDSFDSLDAIVRFDVIGSGTPFSVDKPVESWESLMAGEDPGEQFLFERVPSDHPLWYVFSSGTTGLPKAIAHSHVGVLMEMLKFMTFHMNLKPGDTSFFYTTTGWVMFNLVVGMMLTGASIALYDGSPVYPSTDVLWKLAETSGATVFGASPSYVQLMEDNKVVPKDSFDLSRLNTILVGGSPSMPATFAWFYNNVKQDLWLTSQSGGTEIASAFVAASPTLPVHAAEIQARALAMNVDSLDDDGKPVRDDVGELICRTPFPSMPLYFLNDPDMKKYWESYFEEIPGVWRHGDFIKINQRGGCYIYGRSDATLNRYGVRIGTAEIYRAVESMPEISDSMIVCVETGDGGFYMPLFVQLAEGATLDENLNKAIAARLKSECSPRHVPDEVVPVSEIPYTLTGKKLEVPVRKLLLGYAADKVVGRGSMKNADAIDYYIDFAADFIAKRAAS; translated from the coding sequence ATGACAGTACGTGAAGGGGAATTGCTCTGGTCGCCGCCCCAGGAGTTTGTGCAAAACAGCAATCTGACTCAGCTAATGAACTGGCTCAAAGAGCAGGACATTGTTGAGGTCGATGATTACTCATCACTGTGGCAGTGGTCTGTTGATCAACCTGAGGCCTTTTGGGGCAGTTTGTGGCAGTACTTTGATGTGCAGAGCGATACCCCCTACAAGGCGGTGGTAGACAGCCTGGAAATGCGCCCCGGCGTTAAGTGGTTTGAGGGTAGCCGGGTCAATTTCGCCGAGCATATTCTCCGTCACGCCCAGAGCAACGATGGGACTGCCATCTACGCCATGTCGGAAGCGGCCACACTGCGGGAGACCTCCTGGCCGGAGCTGGCCCGTCAGGTTCGGGTGCTGGCCACGGCGCTGCGAGCCCGGGGGATCAAACCCGGTGACTCAGTCTGTGGCGTGATGCCCAACCTCACCGAGACAGTGGTGGCGATGCTGGCGGCGATCAGTGTCGGCGCAGTGTGGAGCAATGCCGCACCGGAGTTTGGCGCTCAGGCCATTAACGACCGCCTGGGGCAGGCCAAGCCCAAGATGCTGTTTCTCTGCGATGGCTATGAGTTCAACGGTAAGCAGTTTGATCGCGCCGAGGAGTTCTCCCGGCTGATCGACAGCTTCGATTCCCTCGATGCTATTGTGCGCTTTGATGTGATTGGCAGCGGCACTCCCTTTAGCGTCGACAAGCCTGTGGAAAGCTGGGAATCTCTAATGGCAGGCGAAGACCCCGGCGAGCAGTTTCTATTTGAACGTGTGCCCAGCGATCATCCACTGTGGTATGTGTTTTCCTCCGGCACCACCGGCCTGCCCAAGGCCATCGCCCACTCCCACGTCGGCGTGCTGATGGAAATGCTCAAGTTCATGACCTTCCACATGAACTTGAAGCCCGGCGATACCAGCTTCTTCTACACCACCACCGGTTGGGTCATGTTCAATCTGGTGGTGGGCATGATGCTGACCGGAGCTTCAATTGCACTGTACGACGGCAGTCCGGTATACCCGTCTACCGACGTGCTGTGGAAGCTGGCGGAAACCAGTGGCGCCACGGTCTTTGGTGCCAGCCCCAGCTATGTACAATTGATGGAAGACAACAAAGTCGTTCCCAAAGACAGTTTTGATCTCAGTCGTCTCAATACCATTCTGGTTGGCGGCTCGCCCTCCATGCCCGCCACCTTTGCCTGGTTTTACAACAATGTGAAGCAGGACCTGTGGCTCACCTCCCAGAGTGGCGGTACTGAAATTGCCAGCGCCTTTGTGGCGGCGAGCCCCACCTTGCCGGTACACGCCGCAGAGATTCAGGCCCGGGCATTGGCTATGAATGTGGATTCCCTGGACGACGACGGCAAGCCGGTGCGGGACGATGTTGGCGAGCTGATATGTCGCACGCCATTCCCTTCCATGCCGCTGTACTTCCTCAACGACCCCGACATGAAGAAATACTGGGAGTCCTACTTTGAGGAGATCCCCGGTGTGTGGCGCCACGGCGACTTTATCAAAATCAACCAGCGCGGTGGCTGTTATATCTACGGCCGCTCCGACGCCACCCTGAACCGCTACGGTGTGCGCATCGGCACCGCCGAGATATATCGTGCGGTGGAGAGTATGCCGGAGATCAGCGACAGCATGATCGTCTGCGTTGAGACCGGCGATGGCGGTTTTTACATGCCGCTGTTTGTGCAGCTGGCGGAGGGCGCGACCCTCGACGAAAACCTAAACAAAGCCATTGCCGCGCGGCTTAAATCAGAGTGCTCGCCCCGTCACGTTCCCGACGAGGTAGTACCGGTCAGCGAGATACCCTACACCCTCACCGGCAAAAAGCTGGAGGTGCCAGTGAGAAAACTGCTACTGGGCTATGCCGCTGACAAAGTCGTGGGCCGGGGCTCAATGAAGAATGCGGATGCCATCGACTACTACATCGACTTTGCCGCTGACTTTATCGCCAAGCGCGCTGCATCTTAA
- a CDS encoding hydantoinase B/oxoprolinase family protein, whose product MNDLANNNPDLADDKALVDSFLSKNRAFLGPDPEIQRNHHVAPRSEWEDRVLSEDIDTNLYAEIRSGMRAALDETFKIAEMTVASPAAQCADMSTGYFTAAGDLSLASTRGVAGFTVSLHYPIRFIRKYYEDDQTVGIKEGDGFLLNDAHYGGIHSPDQHLFMPIFNDGNLVGWCVCAMHEGEIGARVPGGMGPMIESPWDEGIRGSPIKIVENFQLRTDLVTFMQNSCREPQTMLADLKARLAACCRLERRAQEHMQRYGVDNVVGSMRSTVEFMRDEGRRRIAALPDGTVRTQFFIDDTMREQAMLKLVYNFTVKGDKVIVDMRGCSPEIYNRPINSLLSTQVLGCAITLAHHIWPDMPCAQAIIDCFEFETDPGTIPDCGNDVPVALCVQPMFKVMTASEIAFAKFYFGAPHRYGKTKAGWFNQPAAIIYGGINQHEDSVGNMCGDLNGMAGGAKCDEDGEHSIAPCFGANVDIGESEDAEEQLPYIYAISKRIWSGNCGFGKFRGGSGYQYGLMRFGDQPFGFQTFTGGSYFPSTQGLFGGYSSATYGSTRVRGKNLFHTMKSDPEIFRASMEYIMNEQPFEDCTYESLSMAVPFELYPEGELFMTSQGAGGGYGDVLERDTEMVMKDVEEGIITAECALDLYGVVFDPTTLVVNQAETEAKRNAIRQQRIKQGMTYDEFVKKHVTEEPDQSEVPFFGSWNGSKELFCGPFGKALPGETPPIIMPDPKDIELAKLKAQLAAMSQDQ is encoded by the coding sequence ATGAATGATCTCGCTAACAACAATCCAGACCTGGCCGATGACAAAGCGTTGGTCGACAGTTTCCTCAGTAAAAACCGTGCCTTTCTCGGGCCAGACCCCGAGATTCAGCGCAACCACCACGTTGCACCCCGCAGTGAGTGGGAAGATCGGGTGCTGTCAGAGGACATCGATACCAATCTCTACGCCGAGATTCGCTCCGGTATGCGGGCGGCCTTGGATGAGACCTTTAAAATCGCCGAGATGACCGTGGCGTCACCAGCGGCCCAGTGCGCCGATATGTCCACCGGTTACTTTACCGCGGCCGGTGACTTGTCACTGGCCTCTACCCGGGGTGTGGCCGGCTTTACGGTTAGCCTTCACTACCCGATTCGTTTTATCCGCAAGTATTACGAAGACGATCAAACGGTCGGTATCAAAGAGGGTGATGGCTTTCTACTGAACGATGCTCACTACGGCGGTATTCACAGCCCCGACCAGCACTTGTTTATGCCTATTTTTAACGACGGCAACCTAGTGGGCTGGTGTGTCTGTGCGATGCACGAAGGGGAAATCGGCGCCCGGGTCCCCGGCGGCATGGGGCCGATGATCGAGTCCCCCTGGGATGAAGGCATCCGCGGTTCGCCGATCAAAATCGTCGAGAACTTCCAGCTGCGCACCGACCTGGTGACCTTTATGCAGAACAGCTGCCGGGAGCCCCAGACCATGCTGGCGGATCTTAAGGCACGTCTGGCGGCCTGCTGCCGACTTGAGCGCCGCGCCCAGGAGCATATGCAACGCTACGGTGTGGATAACGTCGTAGGCTCCATGCGCAGCACCGTGGAGTTTATGCGGGACGAGGGCCGCCGCCGTATTGCCGCGCTGCCCGACGGCACCGTGCGCACCCAGTTCTTTATCGACGACACCATGCGGGAGCAGGCCATGCTCAAGCTGGTCTACAACTTTACCGTTAAGGGCGACAAAGTCATTGTCGATATGCGGGGCTGCTCGCCGGAGATTTACAACCGGCCCATCAACAGCTTGTTGTCGACCCAGGTACTGGGCTGCGCCATTACCCTGGCCCACCATATCTGGCCGGATATGCCCTGCGCCCAGGCGATCATCGACTGCTTTGAGTTTGAAACCGACCCCGGCACCATTCCCGACTGCGGCAACGATGTACCGGTGGCCTTGTGTGTGCAGCCGATGTTTAAAGTGATGACTGCATCGGAAATCGCTTTTGCCAAATTCTACTTTGGCGCCCCCCATCGCTATGGCAAGACCAAGGCGGGTTGGTTCAACCAACCGGCGGCCATCATCTACGGCGGCATTAACCAGCACGAGGACTCCGTGGGCAACATGTGCGGCGACCTTAACGGTATGGCCGGCGGAGCCAAGTGCGACGAAGACGGTGAACACAGTATCGCCCCTTGCTTCGGTGCCAACGTCGACATCGGTGAGAGCGAGGACGCTGAAGAACAGCTGCCCTATATCTACGCGATCTCCAAGCGGATTTGGTCCGGTAACTGTGGCTTTGGCAAGTTCCGCGGCGGCTCTGGCTACCAGTACGGCCTGATGCGTTTTGGCGACCAGCCCTTTGGTTTTCAGACCTTTACCGGCGGCTCTTACTTCCCCTCTACCCAGGGTCTGTTCGGCGGCTACTCGTCTGCGACCTACGGCTCCACTCGCGTACGGGGTAAGAACCTGTTCCACACCATGAAGAGCGATCCGGAAATTTTCCGTGCCTCCATGGAATACATCATGAACGAGCAGCCTTTTGAAGATTGCACCTACGAAAGCCTGTCCATGGCGGTGCCCTTTGAGCTGTATCCCGAGGGCGAGCTGTTTATGACCAGCCAGGGCGCCGGCGGTGGTTATGGTGATGTGCTGGAGCGGGACACCGAAATGGTGATGAAGGATGTCGAGGAGGGCATTATCACCGCCGAGTGTGCACTGGATCTCTACGGTGTGGTGTTTGATCCCACCACCCTGGTCGTCAACCAAGCCGAGACCGAGGCCAAGCGCAACGCGATTCGCCAACAGCGTATCAAGCAGGGCATGACCTACGACGAGTTTGTGAAGAAGCACGTGACCGAAGAACCCGACCAGTCAGAAGTGCCCTTCTTTGGCAGCTGGAACGGCTCCAAAGAGCTCTTCTGTGGTCCCTTTGGCAAGGCGCTGCCCGGTGAAACCCCACCGATTATTATGCCGGACCCCAAAGATATCGAGCTGGCAAAATTGAAAGCCCAGTTGGCCGCCATGAGCCAAGACCAATAA
- a CDS encoding hydantoinase/oxoprolinase family protein gives MKRIAVDIGGTFTDCFVCWGDEFIQTKALTTHHNLALGFNDALDQSCEMLKLSRSDMLAEVDSVRYATTLGTNALIERRGPKVGLLITEGFESTVPLSRGRGYGDGLPDEQARDLSRARRPDPIVPIASIRTVKQRMDYRGKILLDLDEADVREKLKQLVDRGVQAIVVNMINSVENPEHELRVQEIFEEEFPSSMLGAIPMVLSHQVVGRKGEYVRSSSAIIDAFLHSTMYYAMSALEQNLRTNGYGKPMLLVHNSGGMAQLNSTDALKTLHSGPVAGIHAAEQLALQSGTKNFVCGDMGGTSFDIGLITEGGTKHYDFNPVVDRWRVTLPMVHLVTLGAGGGSIAKYDAIFDTVKVGPQSAGSDPGPACYDRGGMNPTVTDADLVLGYLDPDNYANGAIPLNKRRSYQALEDICDEMDISEQDAALLIKSMADSEMAAGLVRELNGGGYKAEEFIFLAYGGNGPLHCCGIADKAGITEILAPPYSSVFSACGGAGLDQMHIHEKNVSLGFYNKHLRALYSDYQRFNELVEELEQRGRDDLLRQGFHDEDIKYSLELDMRYGIQKMEVSIELPNRRLTKPADVLNAIEAMNDDFGKRYGHEIVSPESGVWVTTVRVVSRVDLGTVTFSELVPPAPLPVQPDPVAFRECYFNSGDGKGSDGAMETPVYGAAALEPGVCIEGPAIVNPGSTTYLVEPGWTFKAAAQGAVWFSKAK, from the coding sequence ATGAAGAGAATTGCCGTTGATATCGGTGGTACCTTCACTGACTGCTTTGTGTGCTGGGGCGATGAGTTTATCCAGACCAAAGCGCTGACCACCCACCACAACCTGGCGCTGGGCTTTAACGATGCTCTGGACCAGAGCTGTGAAATGCTAAAGCTCTCGCGCAGCGATATGCTGGCGGAAGTCGACTCGGTGCGCTACGCGACCACGCTGGGTACCAACGCCCTGATTGAGCGGCGCGGGCCCAAAGTCGGTCTGTTGATCACCGAAGGATTTGAAAGTACTGTGCCGCTGTCCCGCGGTCGGGGCTACGGCGACGGTCTTCCCGACGAGCAGGCACGGGATTTGTCCCGAGCGCGCCGCCCAGACCCCATTGTGCCAATCGCCTCCATCCGTACTGTTAAGCAGCGCATGGATTATCGCGGCAAAATCCTGTTGGATCTGGATGAAGCCGACGTCAGAGAAAAGCTCAAGCAGCTGGTAGACCGCGGCGTGCAAGCCATCGTCGTCAATATGATCAACTCGGTGGAAAACCCCGAGCACGAGTTGCGGGTGCAGGAAATTTTTGAAGAGGAATTCCCCTCGTCGATGCTGGGTGCCATCCCCATGGTGCTGTCCCACCAAGTGGTGGGTCGCAAGGGCGAGTACGTGCGCTCCTCCTCGGCCATTATCGACGCCTTCCTGCATTCCACCATGTACTACGCCATGAGTGCGCTGGAGCAAAACCTGCGCACCAATGGCTATGGTAAGCCGATGCTGCTGGTTCATAACTCCGGTGGTATGGCGCAGTTGAACTCTACCGATGCCCTTAAGACTCTGCACTCAGGGCCAGTTGCCGGGATTCATGCCGCCGAGCAGTTGGCGCTGCAAAGCGGCACCAAGAATTTTGTCTGCGGCGATATGGGCGGGACCTCCTTCGACATCGGTCTGATCACCGAAGGCGGCACCAAGCACTACGACTTTAATCCGGTGGTAGACCGCTGGCGGGTCACACTGCCCATGGTGCACTTGGTTACCCTCGGTGCCGGGGGCGGCTCCATCGCCAAGTACGACGCCATCTTCGACACCGTCAAGGTGGGCCCTCAGAGTGCCGGCTCCGATCCCGGCCCCGCCTGTTACGACCGCGGCGGGATGAATCCCACCGTTACCGATGCCGACTTGGTACTGGGTTATCTCGATCCCGACAACTATGCCAACGGTGCCATCCCGCTTAATAAACGCCGCTCCTATCAAGCGCTGGAAGATATCTGTGATGAGATGGATATCTCCGAGCAGGATGCCGCGCTGTTGATCAAGAGCATGGCCGACAGCGAAATGGCCGCCGGCCTGGTGCGGGAATTGAACGGCGGTGGTTACAAGGCCGAAGAATTTATCTTCCTGGCCTACGGCGGTAACGGTCCATTGCACTGCTGTGGCATTGCCGACAAGGCCGGCATTACCGAAATTCTGGCACCGCCCTACAGCAGCGTGTTCTCAGCCTGCGGTGGCGCTGGTCTGGATCAGATGCATATCCACGAGAAAAACGTCTCACTGGGTTTCTACAACAAGCATCTGCGGGCCCTGTACTCCGACTATCAACGTTTCAATGAATTGGTTGAAGAGCTGGAGCAACGCGGTCGCGACGACCTGCTCCGCCAGGGCTTTCACGATGAAGACATCAAGTACAGCCTGGAACTGGATATGCGCTATGGCATCCAGAAGATGGAGGTCAGCATCGAGCTGCCCAATCGCCGTCTGACCAAACCCGCCGATGTACTCAATGCCATCGAGGCAATGAACGACGACTTTGGTAAACGCTACGGTCACGAGATCGTCTCCCCTGAGTCCGGCGTGTGGGTGACCACCGTGCGGGTAGTGTCCCGGGTCGACCTGGGCACCGTGACTTTCTCCGAGCTGGTGCCGCCGGCGCCTTTGCCGGTACAGCCCGATCCGGTGGCCTTCCGGGAGTGCTACTTCAACAGTGGCGACGGAAAGGGCAGCGACGGCGCGATGGAAACCCCGGTGTACGGTGCGGCGGCGTTGGAACCCGGTGTTTGTATTGAGGGCCCCGCCATCGTCAACCCCGGTTCCACCACCTATCTGGTCGAGCCCGGTTGGACCTTTAAAGCCGCTGCCCAAGGGGCAGTGTGGTTCAGCAAAGCCAAGTAA
- a CDS encoding acetone carboxylase subunit gamma: MKVSVTEYLQADLDTEQWECRRCQNELGSARDNYKQHTLIYNRNPQEVHRPLLNPEMYDLCFSPDPKVCVIYEFYCPHCGTLMDVEYTMPGAMPLYDMEIDIDSLREKWTGQPMLAEPGQPTVEVSPTPTRACGHDHSHQGGA, encoded by the coding sequence ATGAAAGTATCCGTGACTGAATATCTCCAGGCCGATCTGGACACTGAGCAGTGGGAGTGCCGTCGCTGCCAGAACGAACTCGGCTCAGCGCGAGACAACTACAAGCAACACACACTGATCTACAACCGCAATCCACAGGAAGTGCACCGTCCGCTGCTCAACCCGGAGATGTATGACCTGTGTTTTTCACCGGACCCCAAAGTCTGTGTTATCTACGAGTTCTACTGCCCCCACTGTGGCACGTTGATGGATGTGGAGTACACCATGCCTGGTGCCATGCCCCTCTACGACATGGAAATCGACATCGACTCCCTGCGTGAAAAATGGACCGGTCAGCCGATGCTGGCAGAACCCGGGCAACCCACCGTTGAAGTTAGCCCAACGCCCACCCGAGCCTGTGGTCACGACCACTCTCATCAGGGAGGCGCGTAA
- a CDS encoding hydantoinase/oxoprolinase family protein yields the protein MGKLINIDNGGTLTDIWVLDGNKSYRTKTITTPYDLSKCFFEGLKKISADIYGKEDLAALLQSTDHIRYSTTQGTNALVERKGPALGLIVDTAAREWLDQSDQQAGLLKNLVGERIATLDSSQGDEAFRAALTEAVNQLSAGGASRIVVACMEGDYAATEKRIAAAMLRAFPRHLLGSVPVLYANTLCQNADPNIRVWTALLNAFLHPAMERFLYNTENELQRYKVRHPLLVYRNDGYSGRVAKTIALKTYSSGPRGGSEGALAYARHYNLGRVITVDVGGTTTDIGLVENDAIRSHRLGHVEGVKCDYALADIVSVGVGGGSIIKVVEGAIRVGPESVGGAPGPACFSMGGEEATITDALLVTGLLDPATYFGGKLNLSKDKAEAAIRRNVADPLGISVNQACQQMTKAWADLIAKGIAEFCDVDDNTVLMAFGGGGPMGIAAVAESAGVDTVLIPRLSAVFSAHGIGFSDIAHSASALVQSSTKVEDVVAGLRERVLRDMHTEGYSEDECQLEAWYESGDRLVDCSVDELPKVAGKAGEGVRIGLRAVKKIDHATLEGGSEPSPQPAQIGSNRELVDPQGASHAVPVIAVEGQQPGAEGQGPAVLEEAFWTCSVPADWHYRFTGNGDIFLKSNKGQ from the coding sequence ATGGGAAAACTGATCAATATCGACAACGGCGGTACTCTCACCGATATCTGGGTGTTGGACGGTAATAAGTCCTATCGCACCAAGACCATCACCACGCCCTACGATCTGAGTAAGTGCTTTTTCGAGGGCCTGAAAAAGATCTCGGCGGATATCTATGGTAAAGAGGATCTGGCGGCGCTGCTGCAGTCTACTGACCATATCCGCTACTCCACCACCCAGGGCACCAATGCTCTGGTTGAGCGGAAAGGGCCGGCGCTGGGACTGATTGTGGATACCGCCGCGCGGGAGTGGCTCGATCAGAGCGACCAGCAGGCAGGCCTGCTCAAGAACCTGGTGGGTGAGCGTATCGCTACCCTGGACAGCAGCCAAGGCGATGAGGCTTTTCGCGCGGCGTTGACCGAAGCCGTAAACCAGCTATCTGCCGGAGGCGCGAGCCGCATTGTGGTGGCGTGCATGGAAGGCGATTATGCCGCCACAGAGAAGCGTATTGCCGCGGCGATGCTGAGGGCCTTTCCTCGTCATTTGTTGGGCTCGGTACCGGTGTTGTACGCCAATACCCTCTGCCAGAACGCCGACCCCAATATCCGGGTATGGACGGCGTTGCTCAATGCCTTCCTGCATCCGGCCATGGAGCGCTTCCTCTACAACACCGAAAACGAGTTGCAGCGCTATAAAGTCCGCCATCCTTTGCTGGTGTATCGCAACGATGGTTACTCCGGTCGAGTAGCCAAAACCATCGCCCTGAAGACATACAGCTCCGGCCCCCGCGGCGGTTCAGAGGGCGCCTTGGCCTATGCCCGCCACTACAATTTGGGCCGGGTCATCACCGTGGATGTGGGCGGTACCACGACCGATATCGGCTTGGTGGAAAACGACGCCATCCGCTCCCACCGCCTGGGGCATGTGGAGGGCGTGAAGTGTGACTACGCCCTGGCTGACATTGTCAGCGTCGGTGTCGGTGGCGGCTCGATCATTAAAGTGGTGGAGGGTGCTATTCGCGTCGGCCCCGAGTCAGTGGGCGGTGCACCGGGCCCGGCCTGCTTCAGTATGGGGGGCGAAGAAGCCACCATTACCGACGCTCTGCTGGTTACCGGCCTGCTGGATCCGGCCACCTACTTCGGCGGCAAACTCAACCTCAGCAAAGATAAGGCCGAGGCGGCGATCCGCCGCAATGTGGCCGACCCGCTGGGTATCAGCGTCAATCAAGCCTGTCAGCAAATGACCAAAGCCTGGGCGGATCTGATTGCCAAGGGGATCGCCGAATTCTGTGATGTCGACGACAACACTGTGCTAATGGCCTTTGGTGGTGGTGGCCCGATGGGGATTGCGGCGGTGGCGGAGAGCGCCGGCGTCGATACCGTATTGATCCCCCGTTTGTCCGCCGTGTTCAGTGCTCATGGCATTGGCTTTAGTGATATCGCCCACTCAGCATCAGCGTTAGTTCAATCGTCCACTAAGGTCGAAGATGTGGTTGCCGGCCTGCGGGAGCGGGTATTGCGAGATATGCATACCGAGGGCTACAGCGAGGACGAATGCCAGCTGGAAGCTTGGTATGAATCCGGTGATCGCCTGGTGGATTGCAGCGTCGATGAACTGCCGAAAGTTGCAGGAAAGGCGGGCGAGGGCGTGCGCATTGGCCTGCGTGCAGTAAAGAAAATTGATCACGCCACCCTGGAAGGCGGCAGTGAGCCATCGCCGCAGCCAGCGCAAATTGGTAGCAACCGCGAACTGGTCGACCCTCAGGGCGCGTCACATGCCGTGCCGGTTATTGCTGTTGAGGGACAGCAGCCCGGCGCTGAAGGCCAGGGCCCGGCGGTACTGGAAGAGGCTTTCTGGACTTGCAGCGTGCCGGCTGACTGGCACTACCGCTTCACCGGCAATGGCGACATTTTCCTGAAATCCAATAAGGGACAATAA
- a CDS encoding NADP-dependent oxidoreductase, with translation MRYWRFDKHPEEMIDSDTLSLQEAPKPKIGRGEVLLRNLYVSMDATNRLWLGKRKELYIEPLSLGDTMKGFTLSVVEESDNPAFAPGQIVTWLGEWADYSVSNGLDLIPFSAPADVPLADAFGVLNIAGPTAYYGLLEIGQPRPGETVVVTAASGAVGSLTGQIAKLAGCRVVGTAGSDEKCRRLIEEFGFDAAINYKQPDFADKLAAACPHGIDIQFENVGGEILDHCLTLMNNGGRVVICGLISMYNSEQNVPGPYMFHNTIMKRLKIEGFVILDHMQDFPKMQHHLAQWMSEGKLNYRLEVIDGLEHAVDALNSLYTGSNDGKVMIKVGPEPSR, from the coding sequence ATGAGATACTGGCGCTTTGATAAGCACCCCGAAGAAATGATCGACAGCGACACCCTCTCTCTGCAAGAGGCTCCCAAGCCCAAGATAGGCCGCGGAGAAGTGCTGCTGCGCAATCTGTACGTGTCGATGGATGCCACCAACCGCCTGTGGCTGGGTAAGCGCAAAGAGCTCTATATTGAGCCCCTGTCGCTGGGCGACACCATGAAGGGCTTTACCCTTTCAGTGGTGGAGGAATCCGACAATCCGGCCTTCGCCCCGGGGCAAATCGTCACCTGGCTGGGCGAATGGGCGGACTACAGCGTCAGCAATGGCCTGGATCTGATTCCCTTCTCTGCGCCCGCCGATGTGCCATTGGCGGACGCTTTTGGTGTGCTCAATATCGCCGGCCCCACCGCTTATTACGGCCTGCTGGAAATCGGCCAACCCCGACCGGGCGAAACCGTGGTCGTTACCGCCGCCTCCGGCGCGGTGGGCTCCCTAACCGGCCAGATTGCCAAGTTGGCAGGCTGCCGTGTGGTGGGCACTGCTGGTAGCGACGAAAAGTGTCGTCGCCTCATTGAGGAATTTGGCTTTGACGCCGCCATCAATTACAAGCAACCGGACTTTGCCGACAAGTTGGCGGCCGCTTGCCCCCACGGTATCGACATTCAATTTGAGAATGTTGGCGGCGAGATTCTGGATCACTGCCTAACACTAATGAACAATGGCGGGCGAGTGGTCATTTGCGGGCTGATTTCCATGTATAACTCAGAGCAGAACGTCCCCGGCCCCTACATGTTCCACAACACGATCATGAAGCGGCTGAAGATTGAGGGCTTTGTTATTCTCGACCACATGCAGGACTTCCCCAAAATGCAGCACCACCTTGCCCAGTGGATGAGCGAAGGTAAACTAAACTATCGTCTCGAAGTGATTGATGGGCTCGAGCACGCTGTGGACGCCTTGAATTCCCTGTACACTGGCAGCAACGATGGCAAGGTCATGATCAAAGTGGGGCCGGAGCCCTCTCGCTAG